The following are encoded in a window of Suncus etruscus isolate mSunEtr1 chromosome 16, mSunEtr1.pri.cur, whole genome shotgun sequence genomic DNA:
- the CPZ gene encoding LOW QUALITY PROTEIN: carboxypeptidase Z (The sequence of the model RefSeq protein was modified relative to this genomic sequence to represent the inferred CDS: inserted 5 bases in 3 codons) encodes MAWPYFLNCTHFFAPDDDANGCFDPLEELRGGLEKEEPQPSGPPPTFLLFKHHSYANMVRVLRRTAARCARVARIYSIGRSFQGKELLVIEFSSQPGRHELMEPEVKLIGNIHGNEVVGRELLIYLAQFLCSEYLLGNARVQRLLNSTRIHLLPSMNPDGYEVAAAEGAGHNGWISGRQNAQNLDLNRNFPDLTSEYYRLVGARGARADHITIPQHYWGGKVAPETKAIMKWMQTTPFVLSASLHGGDLVVSYPFDFSQHPAEEKMFSPTPDEKMFQLLSRAYAEAHPMMTDRSENRXGGNFLKLGGVINGADWYSFPGGMSDFNYLHSNCFEVTVELGCVKFPPEXGLYPLWRHNKEALLHFLESVHRGIKGVVMDKFGRPVPNARILVKGIRHGITTGGLDGGYWRLLPRLHLVIAQAPGYSKVIKKVTIPARMKRAGRWDFILQPSGAGPTRLPQSQKEEGQGTEXPSPRHSHRPSEGGGWAQPWWWSYFASLSRHQPRWLLNTNYSTGPISHKFDEKKRVKETSMDLGESLKPYLEKNNFHQLYGTELKRIRGEFLEKQNQIYKIDLSIDGAAAGGQEDLEHVVSPEQGQAAGLLAAVRKFWSWIGTMFVRICRVWSGEHRLRSLLVPQQGLWAALSGAWMQVCRLKGVPSLGHQDAEKLGETAEQDLKSHQGSLAREQMSRKEHDSSAPLLYVAMWTGWLGGALASPENILVRHWAQECNIVMAVFLQGTICSALASPNKKVGAAWDEPLSPSIPQTNKATGLPFLFHSLENSQVLQVPPKNPCSALREISRSYAETGMGEPQHTLEDLGSRVLSHLPDGPKGQQVCQLQGSTEGIIVGPRKMLRRDIPWPGVFWGVSNFESWRKDGLRGQPIEGPDELWSSKGEFMEDENSLTKPGAQPWIWLEKAFSMGPTQVCFVPRSRILGLCPACHYRLLRPRQSPKLQLAVREPER; translated from the exons ATGGCTTGGCCCTACTTCCTCAATTGCACCCATTTCTTTGCCCCTGATGATGATGCCAACGGCTGCTTCGACCCCCTGGAGGAGCTGCGAG GCGGCCTGGAGAAAGAGGAGCCGCAGCCCTCTGGCCCGCCGCCCACCTTCCTGCTCTTCAAGCACCACAGCTACGCAAACATGGTGAGAGTGCTCCGGCGCACAGCCGCGCGCTGCGCCCGCGTGGCCCGCATCTACAGCATCGGGCGCAGCTTTCAGGGCAAGGAGCTGCTGGTCATCGAGTTTTCCAGCCAGCCTGGCCGCCATGAGCTGA TGGAGCCCGAGGTGAAGCTCATCGGCAACATCCATGGCAATGAGGTGGTGGGCAGGGAGCTGCTCATCTACCTGGCCCAATTCCTGTGCTCTGAGTATCTGCTGGGCAATGCCCGCGTGCAGCGCCTCCTCAACTCCACCCGCATCCACCTGCTACCGTCCATGAACCCTGACGGCTACGAGGTGGCGGCTGCCGAA GGCGCCGGTCATAACGGCTGGATCAGTGGACGGCAGAATGCGCAGAACCTGGACCTGAATCGCAACTTCCCGGACCTCACGTCTGAGTACTACCGGCTGGTGGGGGCCCGTGGAGCCCGCGCCGACCACATCACCATTCCCCAGCACTACTGGGGGGGGAAA GTGGCCCCCGAGACGAAGGCCATCATGAAGTGGATGCAGACCACCCCATTCGTGCTGTCAGCCAGCCTGCATGGGGGCGACCTGGTGGTGTCCTACCCCTTCGACTTCTCACAACACCCAGCAGAGGAGAAGATGTTTTCTCCCACCCCAGATGAGAAG ATGTTCCAACTGCTGTCCAGGGCCTACGCCGAAGCCCACCCCATGATGACCGACAGGTCTGAGAACC TGGGGGGCAACTTCCTGAAGCTCGGGGGTGTCATCAACGGAGCTGACTGGTACAGCTTCCCGGGCG GCATGTCCGACTTCAACTACCTGCACAGCAACTGCTTCGAGGTGACTGTGGAGCTGGGGTGTGTGAAGTTCCCACCTGA GGGGCTGTACCCACTGTGGCGCCACAACAAGGAGGCGCTACTGCATTTCCTGGAGTCT GTGCACCGTGGCATCAAGGGTGTGGTGATGGACAAGTTCGGCCGGCCAGTCCCCAACGCCCGCATACTGGTGAAGGGCATCCGCCATGGTATCACTACAGGTGG CCTCGACGGTGGATATTGGCGGCTGCTGCCCCGGCTCCACCTGGTTATTGCACAAGCACCTGGCTACTCCAAGGTCATCAAGAAGGTCACCATCCCTGCACGCATGAAGCGGGCTGGCCGTTGGGACTTTATTCTGCAGCCATCAGGGGCAGGGCCAACAAGGCTCCCTCAAAGTCAGAAAGAAGAGGGCCAGGGCACAGA ACCCTCTCCCAGGCACAGCCATAGACCCTCTGAAGGAGGAGGATGGGCACAGCCATGGTGGTGGTCCTACTTCGCATCGCTGAGCCGGCACCAGCCACGCTGGCTGCTCAATACTAACTACAGCACGGG GCCCATTTCTCATAAATTTGATGAGAAGAAGAGGGTGAAAGAGACAAGTATGGACTTGGGCGAGAGCTTAAAACcatatttagagaaaaataattttcatcaacTCTATGGCACAGAATTGAAGAGAATAAGAGGTGAGTTCCTGGAAAAACAAAATCAGATCTATAAAATTGACCTAAGTATTGATGGGGCAGCCGCGGGAGGCCAGGAGGACCTTGAGCATGTGGTCAGCCCTGAGCAGGGCCAGGCTGCTGGGCTTCTTGCAGCAGTGAGAAAGTTCTGGAGCTGGATAGGGACAATGTTCGTGAGGATCTGCAG AGTCTGGTCTGGAGAGCACAGGCTGCGGAGTCTCCTGGTCCCACAGCAGGGGCTCTGGGCTGCCTTGAGCGGGGCTTGGATGCAGGTTTGTAGGCTCAAGGGGGTTCCAAGCCTGGGGCACCAAGATGCAGAGAAGCTGGGG GAGACTGCCGAGCAAGACCTCAAATCCCATCAAGGTTCACTCGCCAGGGAACAGATGAGTAGAAAGGAGCACGACAGCTCTGCTCCACTTCTTTACGTGGCCATGT GGACTGGCTGGCTTGGAGGTGCTCTTGCCTCACCTGAAAACATCTTAGTGAGACACTGGGCCCAGGAGTGCAACATTGTCATGGCTGTGTTTCTCCAGGGAACGATATGTTCAGCCCTC GCCTCCCCAAACAAGAAGGTGGGGGCTGCATGGGATGAACCTCTGTCCCCCTCCATCCCCCAGACAAACAAAGCCACAgggcttccttttctcttccattcCCTGGAGAATTCTCAAGTCCTGCAGGTGCCACCAAAGAACCCATG CTCAGCTCTCAGGGAGATCTCACGCAGCTATGCAGAGACGGGCATGGGTGAGCCCCAGCACACTCTCGAGGACCTGGGCAGCCGTGTCCTTTCTCACTTGCCCGATGGCCCCAAAGGACAACAGGTGTGTCAGCTTCAAGGCAGTACTGAAGGCATCATTGTGGGGCCCAGAAAGATGCTGAGAAGGGACATCCCTTGGCCTGGGGTCTTCTGGGGTGTGTCCAACTTTGAAAGTTGGAGGAAAGATGGTCTGCGGGGGCAGC CAATTGAGGGGCCTGATGAGCTTTGGAGTAGCAAAGGAGAATTTATGGAGGATGAAAACAGTTTAACTAAGCCTGGAGCCCAGCCGTGGATCTGGCTGGAGAAAGCATTTTCCATGGGGCCCACGCAAGTCTGTTTTGTCCCAAGGTCCAGGATCCTTGGGCTCTGTCCTGCCTGCCACTATCGTCTCCTGAGACCTCGGCAGAGTCCCAAGCTCCAGCTTGCAGTCAGGGAACCTGAGAGATGA